In a genomic window of Chryseobacterium sp. G0162:
- a CDS encoding phosphoadenylyl-sulfate reductase has translation MENSLKNEFEKLKEEILGESSQQDILQSLIEIFPGEVVFSTSFSYEDQVITHLIKNLNVEIFTLDTGRLFEQTYETWASTKAFFKKEIKAYYPDTEELKKFVSENGPNSFYQSVEQRKACCTIRKVHPLKSALKGYKVWITGLRAEHSPNRQNMPSLEWDEDNQIIKFHPLLHWSTEQVTDYVKTHQLPYNYLHKKGFVSIGCEPCTRAIQEGEDFRAGRWWWEDANKKECGLHIHQ, from the coding sequence ATGGAAAATAGTCTGAAAAACGAATTCGAAAAATTGAAAGAAGAAATCCTAGGAGAGTCTTCTCAACAGGATATTTTGCAATCACTTATAGAAATATTTCCAGGTGAAGTAGTGTTTTCAACAAGCTTCAGTTATGAAGATCAGGTCATCACTCATTTAATAAAAAACCTGAATGTAGAGATTTTCACATTGGACACAGGAAGGCTTTTTGAACAGACTTATGAAACCTGGGCTTCTACAAAAGCATTCTTCAAAAAAGAGATCAAAGCGTACTATCCGGATACTGAAGAACTGAAAAAATTTGTATCAGAAAACGGCCCCAATTCTTTTTATCAGTCCGTAGAGCAGAGAAAAGCATGCTGTACCATTCGTAAAGTACATCCACTGAAATCTGCTTTGAAAGGATATAAAGTCTGGATTACCGGTTTAAGGGCTGAACATTCTCCAAACAGGCAGAATATGCCCTCATTGGAATGGGACGAAGATAATCAGATCATTAAATTTCATCCGCTTCTACACTGGAGCACTGAGCAAGTGACAGACTACGTAAAAACGCATCAGCTTCCTTACAATTATCTTCATAAAAAAGGATTTGTAAGCATCGGGTGCGAGCCTTGTACAAGAGCAATTCAGGAAGGAGAAGACTTCAGAGCCGGCCGCTGGTGGTGGGAAGATGCCAACAAAAAGGAATGCGGTCTACATATTCATCAATAA
- a CDS encoding RrF2 family transcriptional regulator produces the protein MVRLARNYNQGYLSTSIIAQDENIPKKFLEQILLELKRTKLVNSKQGKVGGYYLLKSPDEVSLADIYRIFDGPIALTPCVSLNFYEACDDCVDETECYLRNELMIVREKTRKSMMEATLTKFIEKK, from the coding sequence ATGGTCAGATTAGCAAGAAATTACAATCAAGGCTATCTGTCCACTTCGATTATTGCACAGGATGAAAACATTCCCAAAAAGTTTCTCGAGCAAATACTTCTTGAACTTAAAAGAACTAAACTTGTTAACAGTAAACAAGGAAAAGTAGGTGGATATTACCTGCTAAAATCACCTGATGAAGTATCATTGGCGGATATCTACCGTATTTTCGACGGGCCTATTGCATTAACCCCTTGCGTATCTTTAAATTTCTACGAAGCATGTGACGATTGCGTAGATGAAACAGAATGTTACCTTAGAAACGAGCTAATGATCGTTCGTGAGAAGACCAGAAAAAGCATGATGGAGGCCACTCTGACCAAGTTTATCGAAAAAAAATAA
- a CDS encoding GNAT family N-acetyltransferase — protein sequence MYYNNDTIIIREFTPQELHLFLDLFTNENVTRYLPYKSPEEFKQMFEKALLDYKKGSLSRWGIFDAQNNAFVGVCLARIFAENANSIEIGYMLGENYWGKGIGTQVCKALADYCLSADQEKEIVALTDLDNIGSQKVLLKSGFNRLENLEREDRALAYFLFSKEQ from the coding sequence ATGTACTATAATAACGACACAATCATCATACGGGAGTTCACTCCTCAGGAACTTCATTTATTTTTAGATCTGTTTACAAACGAGAATGTTACCCGTTATCTGCCTTATAAATCCCCCGAAGAATTTAAACAAATGTTTGAAAAAGCATTGCTGGATTATAAAAAAGGGTCACTCAGCAGATGGGGAATATTTGATGCCCAGAATAACGCTTTTGTGGGAGTATGCCTCGCCAGAATTTTCGCTGAAAATGCCAACTCCATAGAAATAGGCTATATGCTTGGAGAGAATTACTGGGGAAAAGGGATTGGAACTCAGGTTTGTAAAGCACTTGCTGATTATTGTCTTTCAGCCGATCAGGAAAAGGAAATCGTTGCATTAACAGATCTTGATAATATTGGTTCACAGAAAGTCCTTCTAAAAAGTGGATTTAACAGATTAGAAAACCTGGAAAGAGAGGACAGAGCATTAGCATATTTCTTATTTTCAAAAGAGCAATAA
- a CDS encoding DUF6443 domain-containing protein, which translates to MKKYLLLKTLFLVGSLSLQGQDLTQTENYVYSRTYLEPVVSSSNTAKQVQQVNYLDGLGRSKQNIAIKATPSGKDIVIPVEYDALGRQLKNLLPLPQQTTQNGGLFTSPDMTGAVSVYGAASNYYAEKKVENSPLQRLQEQAAPGDPWKMGSGKTIQYQYESNLSSEVRKFIVNTSWTNVSGVAVGTPALSLSTENTDYVSNGFYKAGTLYKNTVTDEDGNKATKFTNGKGQVILIRKNDGTQNIDTYYAYNEYGQEAFVIPPLAVKAVETSGNTITSTILDNLCYQYRYDNQDRLVEKKFPGKGWEFMVYDQQDRLVLIQDANLRTTANNFGSKGWMFTKYDQFNRIVYTGFFANTATRQVMQNALNSMTSQNIENRADRSPIVQNGENIYYTKSAFPTGSMTILSVSYYDSYPPGINTPARPDNILGQNTLVPSPTAMTVNGVTTSRSSSGLPTATYVRNIEDTGWTKDYFWYDTKGRQIGSHSINYLGGYTKTETELDFTGLAKQIKTHHKRLAGDAEKIITETFEYDNQSRLLTHNHKVGNQDEEPLAINTYNSIGQLINKKVGLDDDGNPLQSVDYAYNIRGWLTGINDPMNLGQDLFAMKIKYQNPEDTDYGIAKYNGNISEVDWKTSYGDGIYRRYTYKYDKLNRLTDGIYLTPYLASSTHNHFYDEKMSYDINGNIKTMDRFSKTPSGVGSASQIDELKYDYDASGYSNKMIRITDNSANSSGYPIGGNLISYDDNGNMISMLDKGISSIQYNYLNLPRLTVAPQGNTSYIYRADGTKVKKLFGTKATDYLDGFQYESGILKFFPMAEGFYNAERNEYVYQYKDLLGNARFSYSKADGGGIMIQEESNYYPFGLKHEGYNSSSFLTEFGTNYNYKFLGQELQENGFYDLGARFYVPELGIFGQHDPLSGKTLDPYGYAYQNPIFFADPTGLEGDPVPGSSGTGNPQSIGTATSPIDVGEIVLNAPIRAMANSNLPSCSYCYTGSGVSGVKGGLQNIGILPLPLSHEEALRRVSMPVLHNGSAQMMDSVWDILGILAANTEPENREAALGLAAIAIITSGGRAAPGIIKAESSIVKTEIKTLSRTKMSNIWGAGPLRIDPKNLPKNVTNDFTEILAGRGVPRLDDFGLQRTVQRNSKWNGALEWQIKDVPGTVGLNSSRIVQHPDGKWGLVINHDYNKIIQIPTSSAVKWK; encoded by the coding sequence ATGAAAAAATATTTGCTCTTAAAAACACTTTTTCTGGTAGGGTCATTATCGCTGCAAGGTCAGGATCTTACACAGACAGAAAATTATGTATATAGCAGGACGTATTTAGAGCCTGTAGTATCTTCCAGCAATACCGCAAAACAGGTACAACAGGTTAATTATCTCGATGGTCTGGGAAGATCTAAACAGAATATCGCTATTAAAGCTACACCTTCAGGAAAAGATATTGTAATTCCTGTAGAATATGATGCTTTGGGAAGACAGCTTAAAAATTTGCTTCCATTACCTCAGCAGACTACTCAGAATGGGGGATTGTTTACCTCTCCTGATATGACGGGAGCTGTTTCTGTCTATGGAGCCGCTTCAAATTATTATGCAGAGAAGAAAGTAGAAAATTCGCCTCTTCAAAGGCTTCAGGAACAAGCCGCTCCAGGAGATCCATGGAAGATGGGATCGGGAAAAACCATACAATATCAATATGAATCCAATCTCAGCTCAGAAGTCAGAAAATTTATAGTTAATACCTCATGGACTAATGTTTCAGGGGTAGCAGTAGGTACTCCAGCCTTAAGTCTTTCTACAGAAAATACAGATTATGTATCAAATGGTTTTTACAAAGCCGGGACTTTGTATAAAAATACAGTGACCGATGAAGATGGTAATAAGGCAACCAAATTTACAAACGGTAAGGGGCAGGTTATTTTGATAAGAAAAAATGATGGAACCCAAAATATAGATACCTATTATGCTTATAATGAATATGGGCAAGAGGCATTTGTCATTCCCCCTTTAGCTGTAAAAGCGGTTGAAACATCGGGAAATACAATTACCTCTACCATACTTGATAATTTATGTTATCAATACCGCTATGACAACCAGGACAGGCTGGTGGAGAAGAAATTTCCGGGGAAAGGATGGGAATTTATGGTCTATGACCAGCAGGATAGATTGGTACTGATTCAGGATGCTAACCTAAGAACAACCGCCAATAATTTTGGAAGCAAAGGCTGGATGTTTACCAAATATGACCAGTTTAACAGGATTGTATACACTGGCTTTTTTGCCAATACCGCTACGAGGCAGGTTATGCAGAATGCCCTGAACAGTATGACATCCCAGAATATTGAAAATAGAGCGGACAGGAGTCCTATTGTGCAAAACGGGGAAAATATTTATTATACAAAAAGTGCCTTTCCTACAGGAAGTATGACCATTCTCTCTGTTAGCTATTATGATTCCTATCCACCGGGTATTAACACGCCTGCAAGACCTGATAACATATTAGGGCAAAACACTCTTGTTCCGTCCCCAACGGCTATGACGGTTAATGGAGTCACAACAAGCAGGAGTAGTAGTGGGCTTCCCACTGCCACTTATGTAAGAAATATAGAAGATACTGGCTGGACTAAGGATTATTTTTGGTATGATACAAAAGGGCGGCAAATTGGAAGCCATTCCATAAACTATTTGGGCGGATACACCAAAACAGAAACTGAACTCGATTTTACAGGCTTAGCAAAGCAGATTAAAACACATCATAAAAGACTTGCCGGTGATGCAGAAAAGATCATTACAGAAACCTTTGAGTATGATAACCAAAGCAGGCTGTTGACCCATAATCATAAAGTAGGAAATCAAGATGAAGAACCTCTCGCAATTAATACTTATAACAGCATTGGTCAGCTTATTAATAAAAAAGTTGGACTTGACGATGATGGCAATCCCCTGCAATCAGTAGATTATGCTTACAATATCAGGGGTTGGCTCACGGGTATTAATGACCCTATGAATCTGGGGCAGGATCTTTTTGCCATGAAGATTAAATATCAGAATCCGGAGGATACTGATTATGGTATTGCAAAATACAACGGAAATATTTCTGAAGTAGACTGGAAAACATCTTACGGAGATGGAATCTACCGAAGGTATACTTATAAATATGATAAACTGAACAGGCTTACAGATGGGATTTATCTTACTCCTTATTTAGCATCTTCTACCCATAATCATTTTTATGATGAAAAGATGTCTTATGATATCAATGGTAATATCAAAACGATGGACAGGTTTTCAAAGACACCGTCCGGGGTAGGATCTGCCTCGCAGATTGATGAATTGAAGTATGATTATGATGCGTCCGGATATTCTAATAAAATGATAAGAATTACTGATAACAGTGCCAATAGTTCAGGATATCCTATAGGTGGAAATCTGATTTCCTATGATGATAATGGGAATATGATAAGTATGCTGGATAAGGGAATTTCTTCCATACAGTATAATTATCTGAATCTTCCAAGACTTACAGTAGCGCCGCAAGGAAATACTTCTTATATTTACAGGGCCGACGGCACAAAAGTGAAGAAGCTCTTTGGCACAAAAGCTACAGATTATTTGGATGGTTTTCAGTATGAAAGCGGGATTTTAAAGTTTTTCCCTATGGCGGAAGGATTTTATAATGCAGAAAGGAATGAATATGTTTACCAGTATAAAGATCTTCTGGGAAATGCAAGGTTCAGTTACAGCAAAGCTGACGGAGGAGGAATAATGATTCAGGAAGAAAGTAACTATTATCCTTTTGGCTTAAAGCATGAAGGATATAACAGTAGTTCTTTCTTAACTGAATTCGGGACTAATTATAATTACAAATTCTTAGGTCAGGAATTACAGGAAAACGGATTCTATGATTTAGGAGCCAGATTCTATGTACCTGAATTGGGAATCTTTGGGCAGCACGATCCTTTAAGCGGCAAGACATTAGACCCTTATGGATATGCTTACCAAAACCCTATCTTCTTTGCAGATCCAACAGGTCTAGAAGGTGATCCAGTACCAGGTAGCTCAGGTACTGGTAACCCACAATCCATAGGAACAGCAACCAGTCCTATTGATGTGGGGGAAATTGTACTGAATGCTCCAATAAGAGCAATGGCCAATAGTAATCTGCCTAGTTGCTCTTATTGCTATACTGGTTCTGGAGTATCTGGAGTAAAAGGGGGATTACAGAATATCGGAATTCTTCCTCTTCCCCTTTCTCACGAAGAAGCTTTAAGAAGAGTAAGCATGCCAGTTCTTCACAATGGATCTGCCCAAATGATGGACAGTGTTTGGGATATTCTTGGAATCCTTGCAGCAAATACTGAGCCTGAAAATAGAGAGGCGGCACTGGGGCTTGCAGCAATTGCGATAATTACATCTGGAGGAAGAGCTGCACCTGGGATTATAAAGGCAGAGTCTTCTATTGTTAAAACAGAGATAAAGACTCTTTCCCGAACCAAAATGTCAAATATTTGGGGAGCAGGTCCTCTAAGAATTGACCCTAAAAATTTACCGAAAAATGTAACAAATGATTTCACTGAAATCTTAGCAGGAAGAGGAGTCCCAAGACTTGATGATTTTGGATTACAAAGAACAGTACAACGTAACTCCAAATGGAATGGGGCATTAGAATGGCAAATAAAAGATGTACCAGGTACCGTAGGGTTAAATAGCAGTCGAATTGTTCAACATCCAGATGGAAAATGGGGATTAGTTATCAATCATGATTATAATAAAATTATACAAATACCAACAAGCTCAGCAGTAAAATGGAAATAA
- a CDS encoding T9SS type A sorting domain-containing protein — protein sequence MKKIYLGACTVCTVLGMSAQEVLWQKDIQSTTQDFLSQVTTTIDQQYLITGSSIQSGKLQQGNKQNNGYDFHLVKLNQQGEQAWEKYFSGQNHDYLSATVSTQDGGFLLAGTSYSGKGLDKKDDSKGGSDIWLIRINEFGDELWQKTLGTSSDEEAKSVIQTTDLGFFVAGNVQNSSKGYGSKDVWITRLDKEGKELSQLILGGKGLDEVEKMIPTKDGGALLGIYSRSSEVRDMGSGARTREEKSLGEQSVSPTAISQRPKASSNFGEGDYWIVKLDKNGKVEWEKNFGGKGDDHIRTLALTSSGYVIGGESRSERSGNKTVGTQEGTDLWLIALNERGDEQWQKSYNFKNRDILMGMSVIQSQDTRAKNQDITKGILLGGYTQAEGRIEKDDETFWMLYLDSNGNEQWRKHITGESRQKEERLSDLKLNRDGSIVLAGTSAKELGKENWKIVKLGDKQVSDLIAKYDIKIYPNPVSDYAYVEIGFDFKEADIMLYDMSGRQLQNFKTKNRVTKMNTQALVQGAYLVTIKTDNNKTANAKLIKK from the coding sequence ATGAAAAAAATTTATCTCGGTGCATGTACTGTATGCACGGTTCTGGGTATGTCTGCTCAGGAAGTACTCTGGCAGAAAGACATCCAATCCACTACCCAGGATTTCCTAAGTCAGGTGACTACGACCATCGATCAGCAGTATCTTATTACAGGAAGCTCTATACAGAGCGGCAAACTCCAACAAGGCAATAAACAAAACAACGGCTATGATTTCCATCTGGTGAAGCTGAATCAGCAGGGAGAACAGGCTTGGGAAAAGTATTTCTCAGGACAAAATCATGATTATTTATCCGCAACAGTAAGCACTCAGGATGGAGGATTTCTCTTAGCCGGAACTTCTTATTCAGGAAAAGGACTCGATAAGAAAGATGATTCCAAAGGTGGTTCCGATATCTGGCTCATCCGGATCAATGAATTCGGTGATGAATTATGGCAGAAAACATTGGGTACTTCTTCTGATGAGGAAGCTAAATCTGTTATTCAAACGACAGACTTAGGCTTTTTTGTCGCCGGAAATGTCCAGAACTCTTCCAAAGGCTATGGTTCTAAAGATGTCTGGATAACCAGACTCGACAAAGAGGGTAAAGAACTTTCTCAATTGATATTAGGCGGAAAAGGCTTAGACGAAGTCGAAAAAATGATTCCAACGAAGGACGGTGGAGCTTTATTAGGAATATATTCAAGAAGTTCCGAGGTTCGTGATATGGGTTCAGGAGCTAGAACCCGCGAAGAGAAGTCTTTAGGTGAACAATCTGTTAGTCCAACAGCCATTAGCCAAAGGCCAAAAGCCAGCAGCAACTTCGGCGAAGGCGACTACTGGATTGTCAAACTGGATAAAAACGGAAAAGTAGAATGGGAAAAGAACTTTGGAGGTAAGGGAGACGACCATATCAGAACCTTGGCATTAACATCAAGCGGTTATGTTATTGGTGGTGAATCCCGATCAGAACGATCAGGAAACAAAACAGTAGGTACCCAGGAAGGTACAGATCTATGGCTGATTGCATTGAATGAAAGAGGTGATGAGCAGTGGCAAAAGTCCTACAATTTTAAAAACCGTGATATTCTGATGGGAATGAGTGTAATACAGAGTCAAGATACGAGAGCCAAGAATCAAGACATCACCAAAGGAATTTTATTAGGCGGTTATACCCAGGCCGAGGGAAGAATCGAAAAAGATGATGAAACCTTCTGGATGCTTTATTTAGACAGCAACGGGAATGAACAATGGAGAAAACATATAACAGGAGAATCCAGACAAAAAGAAGAGCGGCTTTCAGATTTGAAATTAAACAGAGATGGTTCTATTGTATTAGCTGGGACCAGTGCCAAAGAACTGGGAAAAGAAAACTGGAAGATTGTAAAGCTTGGAGACAAGCAGGTAAGTGATTTGATTGCCAAATATGATATTAAGATCTACCCGAATCCGGTATCAGACTATGCCTATGTAGAAATCGGTTTTGATTTCAAAGAAGCAGATATTATGCTGTATGATATGAGCGGAAGACAGCTTCAGAACTTCAAAACCAAAAACAGAGTGACCAAGATGAATACCCAGGCTTTGGTACAAGGCGCTTACTTAGTAACCATAAAAACAGATAATAACAAAACAGCGAATGCAAAGCTGATTAAGAAATAA
- a CDS encoding zinc-dependent metalloprotease translates to MKKFKLLLLVSLFPIIGFAQENRPHECKADEMMKNHFERHPESKAEYEKFEKFTKDFVKKIESNKTPLNKKANNPTYIIPVVFHVYGESQSNVKVNYQKVVDLLQQINLNFNGINTDSNTIDPYFQPIRGTLSIEFRLAKIDPTGKATSGVVFHPFKSGYGNGGGYDAQIGADAWDNTKYMNVYIQNDLYADKDLYQSGVAWYPDSYMSSVNTARVVYNGRYIYDAAGTVASNEFSDTFTHEFGHWLNLQHTFNVLCSTANPSNDGDGVADTPVENNSSGLGCTTGNNCLGQRVNVENYMGYNGSAGCYKMFTNGQVNRMLAALNHPSRINLWQPANLAATGVANTPPKLTLSNSTFTENLNNNGAVSLDGTVASAPKSTITLNGATFAVSNGTTLSAGTHFNSSLPAGQTATIAVTSPTTATLTINGAATSHPKSQVLNSSITFLNPAITGGVTSLGSTTSLALTFSYKDPYKIVTGTPLESYANPTPTTVTTNSGAPWKYFIINPELSDDAGYGAWYYGANQLKLETYWKGLVCGVGTRNISLIPSCTTISNANNIGYPTGTPGQLDVYTPTYTTWSGQTAYVGFRNQFEGYNINGYFKLNVGANGSGYSVTDFAYNTQPNGSITTPCALPLSSLSTSDVDTTNSETSIYPNPVSDVLNIKTNGKIKSISVYDMSGRKMNAKVIGDKVDVKHFLGGTYLIDIETSLGKSSQKFIKK, encoded by the coding sequence ATGAAAAAATTTAAATTACTACTACTTGTTTCCCTATTTCCAATAATAGGTTTTGCTCAGGAAAATAGACCTCATGAGTGTAAAGCAGATGAAATGATGAAAAATCATTTTGAACGGCACCCTGAATCTAAGGCTGAATATGAAAAATTTGAAAAATTCACCAAAGATTTTGTAAAAAAAATAGAATCAAACAAAACTCCATTGAATAAAAAGGCCAACAATCCCACCTACATCATCCCTGTGGTTTTTCATGTGTATGGAGAATCTCAGAGTAATGTAAAAGTAAATTACCAAAAAGTAGTTGACCTGCTGCAACAAATCAACTTAAATTTCAATGGAATCAATACCGATTCAAACACTATAGACCCTTACTTCCAGCCGATTAGGGGCACATTAAGTATTGAATTCCGCTTAGCTAAAATTGACCCAACCGGAAAAGCAACAAGCGGAGTGGTATTTCACCCTTTCAAAAGTGGATATGGCAACGGAGGCGGATATGATGCACAAATTGGAGCAGATGCATGGGATAATACAAAGTATATGAATGTGTATATACAAAATGATCTATATGCTGATAAAGATTTATATCAATCAGGAGTTGCCTGGTATCCGGATTCATACATGTCTTCAGTAAATACAGCAAGAGTTGTTTATAATGGCCGTTATATATATGATGCTGCAGGAACTGTGGCTTCAAACGAGTTTTCTGATACATTCACTCACGAATTCGGGCATTGGCTAAATCTTCAACACACGTTCAATGTTCTTTGTTCAACGGCGAACCCTAGTAATGATGGTGACGGAGTTGCTGACACCCCTGTAGAAAATAATTCTTCCGGATTAGGATGTACAACTGGAAACAATTGTCTTGGACAAAGAGTGAACGTTGAAAACTATATGGGATACAACGGTTCCGCTGGTTGTTATAAAATGTTTACCAATGGACAAGTTAACAGAATGTTAGCCGCATTAAATCACCCGTCAAGAATAAATTTATGGCAGCCTGCTAACTTAGCAGCAACCGGAGTTGCCAATACGCCACCTAAGTTAACTCTTAGCAACAGTACCTTTACAGAGAACTTAAACAATAATGGAGCCGTGTCATTAGATGGAACAGTAGCATCTGCCCCTAAATCAACGATTACGCTAAACGGAGCAACATTTGCCGTATCGAATGGAACAACTCTTAGTGCAGGAACACATTTCAATTCTTCATTACCAGCAGGACAAACAGCAACTATAGCCGTTACAAGCCCTACTACTGCTACACTTACCATAAATGGTGCGGCAACCAGTCATCCTAAAAGTCAGGTTCTGAATTCATCCATTACGTTTCTAAATCCGGCTATAACAGGAGGCGTAACTTCATTAGGATCAACAACATCTTTGGCATTAACTTTTTCTTACAAAGATCCTTATAAAATAGTTACAGGAACTCCTCTGGAAAGTTATGCCAATCCAACACCAACAACAGTAACAACCAACTCCGGAGCACCCTGGAAATATTTTATCATTAACCCGGAGCTTAGTGATGATGCAGGGTATGGTGCTTGGTACTATGGAGCCAATCAATTAAAATTGGAAACCTATTGGAAAGGATTAGTATGTGGGGTAGGGACAAGAAATATTAGTTTAATTCCGTCTTGCACCACTATAAGTAATGCAAATAATATAGGTTATCCAACGGGTACTCCTGGACAACTTGACGTATATACCCCTACATACACTACTTGGTCTGGCCAAACAGCTTATGTTGGTTTTAGAAACCAATTCGAAGGCTACAATATTAACGGCTATTTCAAACTGAATGTTGGAGCCAATGGTTCTGGTTATTCTGTAACTGACTTTGCCTATAATACACAACCAAATGGCAGTATTACAACGCCTTGTGCATTACCATTATCATCATTATCCACTTCAGACGTTGATACAACAAACTCAGAAACTTCCATTTATCCGAATCCAGTTTCTGATGTATTGAATATTAAAACAAATGGGAAAATTAAATCAATTTCTGTTTACGACATGTCTGGAAGAAAAATGAATGCTAAAGTTATTGGGGATAAGGTTGATGTTAAACACTTCCTAGGCGGAACTTATCTAATTGATATTGAAACTTCTTTAGGGAAATCTTCCCAAAAATTCATTAAAAAATAG
- a CDS encoding NAD(P)/FAD-dependent oxidoreductase, whose amino-acid sequence MTQNKGKALIIGAGIAGLSSAYYLLQKGWQVEILEQNDLTNNCSYGNAGMIVPSHFTPLAAPGVLAQGIRWMFDSKSPFYVKPSLSTQLLSWGLKFLKHSNQNHVDYSATAIRDLNLASSSLYNEITQKPEFDFELNQNGILMLYKTEKVAEEETELAHKAISLGLTVDILDKNGIQELEPNAQLDVIGGVNYKCDGHMNPVKLMKQMISYLKNNGVIFHTQHKVTGYEITGNTINAIIANGKKFSADRFVMTGGSFLPELAQKAGIKIQLMPGKGYSFMHTPENPIHKLEHAALLLEARVAVTPMNGQIRFGGTMELASHQNKINMKRVEGIVQSIPKYLPDFKVKLPKESEIWFGYRPCAPDGLPYLGQSSQLKNLIIAGGGGMMGLSLGPIFGKTVSELANDQKPTVEIKIFNPERFN is encoded by the coding sequence ATGACACAAAATAAAGGTAAAGCACTTATTATCGGTGCAGGAATAGCAGGACTCAGTTCAGCATATTATCTTTTACAAAAAGGCTGGCAGGTAGAAATCCTTGAACAGAATGATCTTACCAACAATTGTTCTTACGGCAATGCAGGAATGATTGTACCCAGCCATTTTACTCCATTGGCAGCTCCCGGAGTTTTGGCACAGGGCATTCGATGGATGTTTGATAGTAAAAGTCCGTTTTATGTGAAACCCTCGCTCAGTACACAATTGTTATCATGGGGATTAAAATTTCTGAAACATTCCAATCAGAACCATGTAGACTATTCAGCAACAGCCATCAGGGATCTTAATCTGGCAAGCAGCAGTCTTTACAATGAAATTACCCAAAAACCTGAATTCGATTTTGAACTGAATCAAAACGGAATTCTGATGCTCTATAAAACGGAAAAAGTAGCAGAAGAGGAAACAGAACTGGCTCATAAAGCTATCAGTTTAGGATTAACAGTTGATATTCTGGATAAAAATGGAATTCAGGAACTGGAGCCCAATGCTCAACTGGATGTCATTGGGGGAGTCAATTACAAATGTGATGGCCATATGAATCCGGTAAAGCTGATGAAGCAAATGATCTCTTATCTTAAAAACAATGGGGTCATTTTTCATACACAGCATAAAGTAACAGGATATGAAATTACAGGAAACACCATAAATGCAATCATAGCGAATGGTAAAAAGTTTTCAGCAGACCGTTTTGTAATGACCGGAGGTTCATTTTTGCCGGAACTTGCGCAAAAAGCAGGGATTAAAATTCAATTGATGCCAGGGAAAGGTTATTCTTTTATGCATACTCCAGAGAACCCAATCCATAAATTGGAGCATGCCGCTTTATTATTGGAAGCAAGAGTAGCGGTAACCCCTATGAATGGACAAATCCGTTTTGGGGGAACCATGGAGCTGGCTTCCCATCAGAATAAAATTAATATGAAGAGGGTAGAGGGAATTGTACAATCTATTCCCAAATATTTGCCAGATTTTAAGGTTAAATTACCCAAAGAATCGGAAATCTGGTTTGGTTACAGACCTTGTGCTCCGGATGGACTTCCATATCTGGGACAATCTTCCCAATTAAAGAACTTGATCATCGCAGGCGGCGGCGGTATGATGGGACTAAGCTTAGGACCCATTTTTGGAAAAACAGTTTCAGAACTTGCCAATGACCAAAAGCCAACGGTTGAGATAAAGATATTCAACCCTGAAAGATTTAATTAA